From the Paenibacillus sp. FSL H8-0548 genome, one window contains:
- the mltG gene encoding endolytic transglycosylase MltG, with translation MDKLSQQPEQQDRYSESGPKRSRITLWVILSLLGIIIIGAGSAAFYVWSSLKPTAAGEVQKIDIPKGSSANEVADLLEQQGLIKNSFIFKYYLKLNDQGTRFQAGIYELSPGMDKDAIIAKLNAGDTVAAETIRFTIPEGFTVLQMADKLAAENLINKETFISLVASQTNWGDVEAVRSIPESDKLHQRLEGYLFPETYEMKKESTEEDIIKRMASELDRKLASLPEGWMDVLDERKISFHELLTIASLVEREVVVDEERALVAGIIYNRLADGMMLQIDATVQYSLDKPKERLYEKDLLVESPYNTYKVDGLPPGPIASPSFDSIEAALYPEKSDYLFYVTKKDGSQSHLFAKTYKEHLRNIEKSNQTAG, from the coding sequence TTGGACAAGTTATCTCAGCAGCCTGAGCAGCAGGACCGATATTCAGAATCCGGTCCGAAGCGAAGCCGCATTACATTATGGGTCATTTTAAGCTTGCTTGGCATCATCATTATTGGAGCAGGAAGCGCAGCCTTTTACGTATGGAGCAGCTTGAAGCCTACTGCCGCAGGAGAAGTGCAAAAAATTGATATCCCTAAAGGCTCTTCAGCTAACGAGGTTGCAGATTTGCTTGAACAACAAGGACTCATTAAGAACTCGTTTATATTTAAATATTATTTGAAGCTGAATGATCAGGGAACTCGCTTTCAAGCGGGAATATATGAGCTTAGCCCAGGAATGGATAAAGATGCGATCATTGCAAAGCTGAATGCCGGGGATACGGTAGCAGCTGAAACGATTCGCTTCACAATACCGGAAGGATTTACTGTTTTGCAAATGGCTGATAAGCTCGCAGCAGAGAATCTGATTAATAAAGAAACGTTTATTAGTCTGGTAGCATCACAAACAAACTGGGGCGATGTGGAGGCTGTACGCTCTATACCGGAGAGCGATAAGCTTCATCAACGGCTGGAGGGCTATCTCTTCCCCGAGACGTATGAAATGAAAAAGGAAAGCACCGAGGAAGATATTATAAAACGGATGGCTTCCGAGCTTGATCGAAAGCTCGCTTCGCTTCCAGAGGGCTGGATGGATGTGCTCGATGAGAGGAAAATATCTTTCCATGAGCTGTTAACGATCGCTTCATTGGTTGAACGCGAGGTTGTTGTAGACGAGGAGAGAGCGCTTGTAGCAGGTATTATCTATAATAGGCTTGCTGATGGGATGATGCTTCAAATCGATGCAACTGTTCAATATTCACTTGATAAGCCTAAGGAACGGCTCTATGAGAAGGATTTGTTAGTAGAGAGTCCATATAACACCTATAAAGTGGACGGTTTACCCCCTGGACCTATCGCAAGCCCTAGTTTTGATTCGATAGAGGCTGCTTTGTATCCGGAGAAATCCGATTATTTATTTTATGTGACGAAGAAAGACGGAAGCCAGTCGCATTTGTTCGCAAAAACGTATAAAGAGCATTTAAGAAACATCGAGAAAAGCAACCAGACAGCAGGGTAG
- a CDS encoding peptidase U32 family protein, with protein MAHKPELLATASSLEELERLIAAGADAFVIGEARYGMRLAGEFSKDLIAQAVSIAKPKGSRIYVSLNNLMDNEAVETLNDYVAFLAEAGVDAIIFGDPAVLMAARKHAPGIALHWNAEMTSTNYVTANYWGRRGAGRYVLARELNMEQVVETASSTDLETQVQVHGMTNIYHSKRSLVDSYLVHQVDTDRLPRKDKDRGLYVMEAERQDERYPIFEDDNGTHIMSSDDICMLENLHELMEAGITSLKIEGIMKSIEYNEIVVRAYRHVIDAYIADPSGYSFQEEWLDAIRDVQNPDRELSFGFFYKEQVY; from the coding sequence ATGGCTCACAAGCCGGAATTGTTAGCTACAGCCTCATCGCTAGAGGAGCTTGAAAGATTAATTGCTGCTGGCGCAGACGCCTTTGTCATCGGCGAGGCACGTTACGGGATGCGATTGGCAGGCGAATTCAGTAAGGATTTGATTGCTCAGGCGGTGAGCATAGCAAAGCCTAAAGGTAGTCGAATTTATGTTTCTCTTAATAATCTTATGGATAATGAAGCGGTAGAAACATTAAATGATTACGTTGCTTTCCTTGCTGAGGCAGGCGTAGATGCTATTATTTTTGGTGATCCCGCAGTTCTTATGGCTGCGAGAAAGCATGCGCCTGGAATCGCCTTGCATTGGAATGCGGAAATGACGTCGACCAATTATGTTACGGCGAATTATTGGGGACGCAGAGGTGCTGGCCGATATGTCCTTGCTCGTGAGCTGAACATGGAGCAGGTTGTAGAGACCGCATCCAGCACAGACCTTGAAACTCAGGTACAAGTACATGGCATGACGAATATTTATCACTCTAAGCGCTCACTCGTGGATAGTTATTTAGTGCATCAAGTAGATACCGACCGATTGCCTCGTAAAGATAAGGACCGCGGCTTATATGTTATGGAAGCGGAGCGGCAGGATGAGCGTTATCCAATCTTCGAGGATGATAACGGCACTCATATTATGAGCTCGGATGATATTTGCATGCTCGAGAACCTGCATGAGCTTATGGAAGCTGGCATTACCAGCCTGAAGATTGAAGGAATTATGAAATCTATCGAGTATAACGAAATTGTCGTTCGGGCTTATCGGCATGTGATTGACGCCTATATCGCAGATCCGTCCGGTTACTCCTTTCAAGAGGAATGGCTGGATGCTATTCGGGACGTTCAGAATCCGGATCGCGAGCTAAGTTTTGGATTCTTTTATAAAGAGCAAGTCTATTAG
- the alaS gene encoding alanine--tRNA ligase encodes MKASEIRAKWLAFFESKGHKIEPSASLVPHNDPSLLWINAGMAPLKPYFDGRTVPENPRITNSQKCIRTNDIENVGKTRRHHTFFEMLGNFSIGDYFKEEAITWAWEFLTEPQWIGFDPNRLSVTVYPEDEEAFTFWNTKIGLPAERIYKLEENFWDIGEGPCGPCTEIFYDRGDKYGDLSDPECWPGGENERFLEVWNVVFSQFNHNKDGSYTPLPIKNIDTGAGLERFASILQDVDSNFDTDLFRPIIDRTCEIAKVTYKANEEHDVALKVIADHIRTVAFAVGDGVMPSNEGRGYIIRRLLRRAVRYGKTIGIDRPFLHQLTGIVGEVMGVYYPEVVAKREFIERVIRTEEERFHETLSDGLAMLSDLVAAAAKAGNKEINGDNAFRLYDTYGFPFDLTEDFAAENGMTVDREGFDAAMEAQRDRARSARQDTGSMKVQGGPLGEFTIKSEFVGYNDLVTKSKIIAIVHDDSLVDAAAMGSKVAVILDRTPFYAESGGQVGDEGTISGEGFTLQVEDVTKAPHGQSVHHAIVTAGSVRAGEAAEAIVTRAVRDDVIKNHTATHLLHKALKEVLGDHVNQAGSLVEAERLRFDFSHFGSITAEELVMIERKVNEQIWLSTAVNIETKSLNEAKAMGAMALFGEKYGDEVRVVQVGSYSLELCGGCHVSNTSQIGLFKLLSESGIGSGVRRIEAVTGKHAYNFLESQLDVLKQSAALLKSNTNDVPKRIETLFGQVKELSQSNESLQAKLSHIEAGSLEQNAKTVNGITVLCAKVNAPSMDALRGILDELKLKLESSVIVLGAVSEDKVNLAAAVSADLIKKGFHAGKIVKEAAVHCGGSGGGRPDMAQAGGKDISKLDEALKLAEELVLSQTNVI; translated from the coding sequence ATGAAAGCTAGTGAAATTCGTGCAAAATGGCTTGCTTTTTTTGAAAGCAAAGGTCATAAAATTGAACCAAGCGCGTCACTCGTACCGCATAATGATCCATCGCTGTTATGGATTAATGCCGGCATGGCACCGTTAAAGCCGTATTTTGACGGACGTACCGTGCCTGAAAATCCGCGGATTACGAATTCGCAGAAATGTATCCGCACGAATGATATCGAGAACGTGGGGAAGACACGCCGTCACCATACCTTTTTCGAGATGCTGGGGAACTTCTCCATCGGTGACTATTTTAAGGAAGAAGCAATTACTTGGGCATGGGAGTTTCTGACCGAGCCGCAATGGATCGGCTTTGATCCGAATCGTTTGTCCGTTACGGTATATCCTGAGGATGAGGAAGCTTTCACTTTCTGGAATACAAAAATCGGTCTTCCTGCAGAGCGCATCTACAAGCTGGAGGAAAACTTCTGGGATATCGGCGAAGGCCCTTGTGGCCCTTGTACGGAAATTTTTTATGACCGCGGCGACAAGTATGGCGATCTATCCGACCCGGAATGCTGGCCAGGCGGCGAAAATGAACGGTTCCTAGAAGTATGGAACGTCGTATTCTCGCAGTTCAACCATAACAAGGATGGCAGCTATACGCCGCTTCCGATCAAAAACATCGATACAGGCGCTGGATTGGAACGTTTTGCATCGATTTTGCAGGACGTGGATTCCAACTTTGATACTGATTTGTTCCGTCCAATCATCGACCGTACCTGCGAGATTGCTAAAGTGACCTACAAAGCTAACGAAGAGCATGACGTAGCTCTCAAGGTTATTGCTGACCATATTCGTACGGTTGCTTTTGCAGTAGGGGATGGAGTAATGCCGTCGAACGAAGGAAGAGGTTATATCATTCGCCGCTTGCTGCGCCGCGCAGTACGCTACGGCAAGACGATTGGAATCGACCGTCCGTTTCTGCATCAGTTGACGGGAATTGTTGGCGAGGTAATGGGCGTTTATTATCCTGAGGTTGTAGCTAAGCGCGAGTTTATTGAGCGCGTTATTCGCACAGAGGAAGAACGGTTCCATGAAACCTTGTCCGATGGACTGGCAATGCTGTCTGACCTCGTTGCTGCTGCAGCTAAAGCAGGCAACAAGGAAATTAACGGCGATAACGCATTCCGCTTGTACGATACGTATGGCTTCCCGTTTGACTTGACGGAGGACTTCGCGGCGGAGAATGGCATGACTGTAGATCGTGAAGGCTTCGATGCTGCAATGGAAGCTCAGCGCGACCGCGCTCGTTCAGCTCGCCAAGATACAGGCAGTATGAAGGTTCAAGGCGGACCGCTTGGCGAGTTTACGATTAAAAGCGAATTTGTTGGCTATAATGATTTGGTAACTAAATCAAAAATTATCGCAATCGTTCATGACGATAGTTTGGTTGATGCTGCTGCTATGGGCAGCAAGGTAGCTGTTATTTTGGATCGTACACCTTTCTATGCAGAGAGCGGCGGTCAAGTCGGTGACGAGGGAACAATCAGCGGCGAAGGCTTCACGCTTCAAGTTGAGGATGTGACGAAGGCTCCTCATGGTCAAAGCGTTCATCATGCGATTGTTACGGCTGGTTCTGTTCGTGCAGGCGAGGCTGCTGAAGCAATCGTAACGAGAGCGGTGCGCGATGATGTCATCAAAAACCATACAGCAACCCACTTGCTTCATAAGGCACTTAAAGAGGTGCTTGGCGATCATGTTAACCAAGCAGGCTCATTAGTAGAGGCGGAGCGTCTGCGGTTTGACTTCTCGCATTTTGGCAGTATTACTGCTGAAGAGCTCGTCATGATTGAGCGTAAAGTAAACGAGCAGATTTGGCTAAGTACAGCTGTTAATATTGAGACTAAATCGTTGAATGAAGCAAAAGCGATGGGCGCTATGGCGTTGTTCGGCGAGAAATACGGTGATGAGGTGCGTGTCGTTCAGGTCGGAAGCTATAGCCTGGAGCTGTGCGGCGGCTGTCACGTAAGCAATACTTCACAAATCGGACTATTCAAGCTGCTAAGCGAAAGTGGAATTGGTTCGGGAGTGCGGAGAATTGAAGCCGTTACAGGCAAACATGCGTATAACTTCTTGGAAAGCCAGCTGGATGTGCTTAAGCAATCTGCAGCTTTGCTGAAATCGAATACGAACGATGTGCCGAAACGAATTGAAACGTTGTTTGGCCAAGTGAAGGAGCTCTCGCAGAGCAATGAATCGCTGCAAGCGAAACTCAGCCATATTGAAGCGGGCTCATTGGAGCAAAATGCGAAAACGGTTAATGGCATTACCGTATTGTGCGCAAAAGTAAATGCACCAAGCATGGACGCGCTTCGCGGCATTTTGGATGAATTGAAGCTGAAGCTGGAGTCCAGCGTAATCGTACTTGGAGCAGTATCGGAAGACAAAGTCAATCTCGCCGCAGCGGTTTCTGCCGACCTGATCAAGAAAGGCTTCCATGCTGGGAAAATCGTAAAAGAAGCTGCAGTTCATTGCGGCGGCAGCGGAGGCGGACGCCCAGATATGGCTCAAGCAGGCGGAAAAGACATTTCTAAGCTGGACGAAGCTTTGAAACTTGCGGAAGAACTAGTTCTTAGTCAAACAAATGTGATATGA
- a CDS encoding DUF1292 domain-containing protein, translated as MTREEMEFEEPEIIYIPDEEGNEEEFEVIMKFEVDGSDEKYMMVVPVNGENDEEDEVYAFRYEEEGDDLKLYTIEDEEEWNMVEETFNTLLGELEEEN; from the coding sequence ATGACAAGAGAAGAAATGGAATTCGAAGAGCCGGAAATTATTTATATCCCGGATGAAGAAGGCAATGAAGAGGAATTCGAAGTCATCATGAAATTTGAAGTTGATGGTTCCGATGAGAAATATATGATGGTTGTGCCTGTCAATGGTGAAAATGACGAGGAAGATGAAGTGTACGCTTTCCGTTATGAAGAAGAAGGCGACGATCTTAAGCTTTATACGATTGAAGACGAAGAGGAATGGAACATGGTTGAGGAAACGTTTAATACGCTCCTTGGCGAGTTGGAGGAAGAAAATTAA
- a CDS encoding DUF1292 domain-containing protein: MSGTEHEAPKKLNSLREAFGNEIELEAEDGSIEVYDIKAEFQLGDRIYAALQSDPMRGEEDVELFRVIQAGGEPQLENIEDDEEWEAASEAYDDLLFATDERP; the protein is encoded by the coding sequence ATGTCAGGTACAGAGCATGAGGCACCAAAAAAACTGAACAGCCTGAGAGAGGCTTTCGGTAATGAAATCGAGTTGGAAGCGGAAGATGGAAGCATAGAAGTATATGATATCAAAGCTGAGTTTCAGCTTGGTGACCGTATCTATGCAGCTCTTCAATCCGATCCGATGCGCGGCGAAGAAGATGTAGAGCTGTTTCGCGTAATTCAAGCAGGCGGGGAGCCGCAGCTCGAAAACATCGAAGACGACGAAGAGTGGGAAGCTGCCTCGGAGGCTTATGACGATTTGTTATTTGCAACCGATGAGCGTCCTTAG
- a CDS encoding AI-2E family transporter gives MERFTKNRLFVWLIYLILGLLAVYLLLLIKPIIVNVYIFLKAVLAPFVIAMIISYVLNPIVTMLHDRKVPRTIAVLLIYAVFCAVITVLLVNLIPMFIDQVQELNRHVPELSMRAQNIVTDINNTSFLPESLRGGLNKSLVHIEKKMSESLFDFVNNIGSMVNAVFIAFIIPFLAFYILKDFDVFERTVITYVPKSHRKNTVRLLKDIDTALGSYIRGQFLVCVIVGVLAYCGYLVVGMPYALLLAGIVAITNVIPYLGPFFGAAPALLMASTVSIKMVILVGIINVLCQILEGNVISPQVVGRTLHIHPLSIIFALLVGGEIAGIVGMILAVPIFAACKVIIQHMFAYYVRRKII, from the coding sequence GTGGAGCGCTTTACGAAGAACCGTCTGTTTGTTTGGCTGATCTATCTCATATTGGGTTTGCTCGCCGTCTATTTGCTGCTGCTTATTAAACCGATAATTGTAAATGTATATATTTTTCTGAAAGCGGTCCTTGCACCTTTTGTTATTGCTATGATTATCTCCTATGTATTGAATCCGATCGTTACGATGCTGCATGATCGGAAGGTGCCTAGAACGATTGCTGTGCTCCTTATTTATGCGGTATTTTGCGCGGTTATTACGGTACTGCTTGTCAATTTAATTCCGATGTTCATCGATCAGGTACAGGAGCTGAACAGGCATGTTCCAGAGCTGTCGATGCGCGCACAAAATATTGTGACCGACATTAACAATACGTCCTTTTTACCGGAGAGCCTAAGAGGCGGTTTAAATAAGTCACTCGTGCATATCGAGAAAAAAATGTCAGAGAGCTTATTCGACTTTGTAAACAATATCGGATCAATGGTCAATGCAGTGTTCATTGCGTTTATCATTCCGTTTCTTGCCTTCTATATTTTAAAGGATTTTGATGTGTTTGAACGTACGGTCATTACTTACGTGCCGAAATCGCATCGCAAAAACACGGTAAGACTGCTCAAGGATATTGATACAGCTCTCGGCAGCTATATTCGCGGTCAGTTTTTAGTTTGTGTCATCGTAGGCGTATTGGCTTACTGCGGCTATTTAGTTGTTGGAATGCCATACGCTTTGCTGCTAGCGGGTATTGTGGCTATTACGAATGTCATTCCTTATCTAGGCCCCTTCTTCGGAGCAGCGCCTGCACTGCTGATGGCATCGACCGTTTCTATTAAAATGGTCATTCTTGTCGGCATCATCAATGTGCTGTGCCAAATTCTCGAGGGAAATGTCATCTCTCCGCAGGTGGTTGGACGAACGCTTCATATCCATCCTTTGTCCATCATATTCGCTTTGCTGGTTGGGGGCGAGATCGCGGGCATTGTCGGCATGATTTTGGCAGTTCCCATTTTTGCTGCTTGTAAGGTTATTATTCAGCATATGTTTGCTTATTACGTAAGAAGAAAGATTATTTGA
- a CDS encoding IreB family regulatory phosphoprotein, whose protein sequence is MSSMDNTMKFNVKAEGVESSQDILLSVHEALLEKEYNPINQIVGYLLSGDPAYIPRHNNARSLIRKKERDELIEELVRFYLNHKKQQA, encoded by the coding sequence ATGAGTTCCATGGACAATACTATGAAATTTAACGTGAAGGCGGAGGGGGTTGAATCTTCTCAAGACATTCTGCTATCTGTGCATGAAGCGCTTCTAGAGAAAGAATATAATCCAATTAACCAGATCGTTGGGTATTTGCTGTCCGGAGATCCCGCGTATATTCCGCGGCATAACAACGCCAGAAGTTTAATTCGCAAGAAGGAACGAGACGAATTAATTGAAGAGCTTGTCCGGTTTTATCTAAACCATAAGAAACAACAAGCGTGA
- a CDS encoding U32 family peptidase has protein sequence MTTTEKTTPRYQGKRNRLDKPELLAPAGNLEKLKFAIHYGADAVYIGGQKYGLRSNADNFSFEEMKEGVEFANRYGAKVFVATNIYAHNEDIEGIEEYLRALEEAGIAAIIAADPAIIETAQRVAPKLEVHLSTQQSTLNWQAVEFWKEEGLPRVVLARETSFKDIAEIKKHVDIEIEAFIHGAMCSSFSGRCVLSNHFTDRDSNRGGCSQSCRWKYDLFVDDMPMYPEDEDKFTMGSKDLCMIEYLPELIEVGVDSFKIEGRMKSIHYVATVVNVYRQAIDAYFADPEHFELKREWVEEINKAANRPLNTGFFLDTPGAEDHIYEPEEKSAPYDFAGIVLAYDAKSGFATVQQRNHFKLGQEIEFVGPQGTFFKQTITEITDIDGVSLDTARHPLQHIRIRTLKPVKPMDMMRKKIGKKQ, from the coding sequence ATGACGACAACAGAAAAAACGACTCCTCGTTATCAGGGCAAACGGAATCGTCTCGATAAGCCCGAGCTGCTCGCCCCGGCTGGGAATTTGGAGAAGCTGAAATTTGCTATCCATTATGGAGCAGATGCGGTTTATATTGGTGGACAAAAGTATGGTCTGCGCTCAAATGCGGATAATTTCAGCTTTGAAGAAATGAAGGAAGGCGTTGAATTTGCTAATCGTTACGGTGCCAAGGTATTTGTAGCCACGAATATTTATGCGCATAACGAGGATATAGAAGGTATTGAGGAATATCTTCGTGCACTAGAAGAGGCCGGCATAGCTGCGATTATTGCGGCTGATCCTGCTATTATCGAGACCGCACAGCGCGTTGCTCCAAAGCTTGAAGTACATCTAAGCACCCAGCAATCGACACTCAATTGGCAGGCAGTGGAGTTTTGGAAGGAAGAAGGGCTGCCGCGCGTTGTGCTAGCCCGTGAAACGAGCTTTAAAGATATTGCTGAAATAAAGAAGCATGTCGATATTGAGATCGAGGCATTCATTCATGGTGCTATGTGCTCGTCCTTTTCTGGGCGTTGTGTGCTGTCTAATCATTTTACCGATCGGGACTCAAATCGCGGAGGCTGTTCGCAGTCCTGCCGCTGGAAATATGATCTGTTTGTTGATGATATGCCAATGTATCCAGAGGATGAAGATAAATTTACGATGGGCTCTAAAGACTTGTGCATGATTGAATATTTACCTGAGCTTATTGAGGTTGGGGTAGACAGCTTTAAGATCGAAGGCAGAATGAAGAGTATTCATTATGTAGCTACAGTCGTTAATGTGTATCGACAAGCCATTGATGCTTATTTTGCTGACCCTGAGCATTTTGAGTTGAAGCGTGAATGGGTGGAGGAGATTAACAAGGCTGCTAATCGACCGCTGAATACAGGGTTTTTCCTTGATACTCCTGGCGCAGAGGATCATATTTATGAGCCGGAGGAGAAGTCGGCGCCTTATGATTTTGCTGGAATAGTGCTTGCATACGATGCCAAATCTGGCTTTGCTACCGTTCAGCAGCGGAATCATTTTAAACTGGGACAGGAGATTGAGTTTGTAGGTCCTCAGGGTACATTCTTCAAACAAACGATAACTGAAATAACGGATATCGACGGTGTATCTCTGGATACTGCACGTCATCCGCTTCAGCATATTCGCATCCGTACGCTAAAGCCTGTCAAGCCGATGGATATGATGAGGAAGAAAATAGGTAAAAAACAATAA
- the ruvX gene encoding Holliday junction resolvase RuvX, whose product MRLMGLDYGDRKIGVAVSDAFRWTAQGTGVIERRRDGSELDRIADLVKEHEVSEIVLGLPKNMNGTIGPRGEISIEFAEQLKQKLNIPVHLWDERLTTVAAERTLIEADVSRKKRKLVIDKMAATLILQNYLDSIAKR is encoded by the coding sequence ATGAGATTGATGGGATTGGATTATGGTGACCGCAAGATTGGCGTAGCGGTCAGCGATGCTTTTCGTTGGACTGCACAAGGTACCGGGGTAATTGAACGCAGACGCGATGGAAGTGAGTTAGACCGGATTGCCGACTTGGTTAAGGAGCATGAGGTTAGTGAAATCGTATTAGGTCTGCCGAAAAATATGAACGGTACCATCGGTCCACGCGGAGAGATTAGTATTGAATTTGCAGAGCAGCTCAAACAGAAATTAAACATACCTGTACACCTTTGGGATGAAAGGCTGACAACGGTAGCTGCCGAACGAACGCTCATTGAAGCGGACGTCAGCCGGAAGAAGCGAAAGCTCGTAATAGACAAAATGGCGGCAACGCTTATTTTGCAAAATTATCTCGATTCTATAGCGAAAAGGTGA
- a CDS encoding methyl-accepting chemotaxis protein, producing MKNREEQKINNSVQKQQNEQGSSSKEKSDLSLKAQSGMKAVSQAAKAATVSVKGAKLSNPIRSVGMKLFLIIFFSILACVLTVGLMAYSKSKSIIESKVSDASFETIKQVASNLDVIYKTYEDLSLQIIIDKDFHTYVRTMIEAQDDYTRFEASRSLNDKMQNYIMGNNTIVSLMLLPLNPKLEPLATGSASNAGAEKLMESEWFKETVAKEGKTNWIPPQSDGFSKSSGVVTLGLSRLIKDSATSQASYVLLMEMGVDSFADRYDDVVLGEGSELAMVDNNGLYITNPNPDLIGKPVNLSLPQEGNNAQQGSVKMKTDKAEDVLATYQTFSTMDWKLVGTVPVKELVKDAKSIQNLTWITALIAAIMAVGIGFIVIMTIAQPLVKLRNLMTEGASGNLTVRSVMKKRQDEIGELSESFNLMMTQIQSLAVQTTRSAEDVLITATELSDASRKTAISAKEIAVATEEIAGGATSLAVEAERGTDLTGHIDVQMKKVIDANEQMVRSAQEVEKASEQGTAYMGVLIEKTGMTEEMTRSMVEKVDELKVSTGSIVKILDVLNSLTKQTNILSLNATIEAARAGAAGKGFMVVADEIRKLADQSRQSIDVVGQITEKIRGEIDETVHVLSDAYPLFKEQIGSVKEANQIFLTVSGQMGELVQRLDLVTDSIGQLDQSQAVLSDAMTNVSAVAEESSATSEEVASLSSEQLSISDGMVRLSEKLDTVSRELKESLSKFKIN from the coding sequence ATGAAAAATCGAGAAGAGCAAAAAATTAACAATTCGGTGCAAAAGCAACAAAACGAGCAGGGGAGCTCGAGCAAGGAAAAATCGGATTTAAGCTTGAAAGCGCAATCAGGAATGAAGGCGGTTTCTCAAGCAGCAAAGGCAGCGACGGTAAGTGTGAAGGGTGCCAAGTTGTCTAATCCGATTCGATCTGTTGGCATGAAGCTATTTTTAATCATTTTTTTCAGTATTTTAGCCTGTGTATTAACCGTAGGTCTTATGGCTTATTCGAAATCCAAGTCCATTATTGAAAGCAAAGTATCTGACGCTAGCTTTGAAACGATCAAGCAGGTAGCGAGTAATTTGGATGTTATTTATAAGACCTATGAGGATCTTTCGCTGCAAATTATTATCGATAAGGACTTTCATACCTATGTTCGCACGATGATTGAAGCTCAGGACGATTACACTAGGTTTGAAGCCTCACGAAGCTTAAATGACAAAATGCAAAATTATATTATGGGCAACAACACGATCGTTTCCTTGATGCTATTGCCGTTGAATCCGAAGCTGGAGCCCCTAGCAACGGGATCGGCATCCAATGCCGGTGCTGAGAAACTAATGGAATCAGAGTGGTTTAAAGAGACGGTAGCAAAAGAAGGGAAAACCAATTGGATTCCCCCTCAGTCCGATGGATTTTCTAAGTCATCTGGCGTAGTTACGCTTGGACTAAGTCGTCTTATTAAGGATTCAGCAACAAGTCAGGCATCTTATGTATTGCTTATGGAGATGGGGGTAGATTCTTTCGCTGATCGGTATGACGATGTCGTACTTGGCGAAGGCAGCGAGCTAGCGATGGTGGACAATAATGGTCTTTATATTACCAACCCTAATCCGGATCTCATTGGCAAGCCCGTTAATCTGAGTCTTCCGCAAGAAGGCAACAATGCTCAGCAAGGCTCTGTGAAGATGAAGACAGATAAGGCTGAGGACGTGCTCGCAACCTATCAAACCTTTTCGACTATGGATTGGAAACTCGTAGGAACGGTGCCCGTTAAAGAGCTGGTTAAAGATGCGAAGTCGATTCAAAATTTAACCTGGATTACGGCATTGATAGCTGCTATTATGGCGGTTGGGATTGGTTTCATCGTTATTATGACCATAGCACAGCCTTTAGTGAAGCTTCGCAATTTGATGACGGAGGGGGCAAGCGGCAATCTAACAGTGCGCTCCGTCATGAAGAAACGTCAGGATGAGATCGGTGAGCTTAGCGAAAGCTTCAACCTTATGATGACGCAAATTCAATCATTGGCGGTTCAGACTACCCGCTCAGCTGAAGATGTTCTCATAACAGCAACAGAGCTTAGCGATGCTTCCAGAAAAACAGCTATATCCGCAAAGGAAATAGCTGTCGCGACGGAAGAAATAGCAGGAGGAGCTACAAGCTTAGCAGTTGAAGCGGAGAGAGGTACAGATTTGACCGGTCATATTGACGTTCAGATGAAAAAAGTAATTGATGCGAATGAGCAAATGGTCCGCTCTGCGCAAGAGGTTGAGAAAGCGAGTGAGCAAGGTACTGCTTATATGGGCGTACTTATCGAGAAGACCGGCATGACGGAGGAAATGACGCGCTCCATGGTCGAGAAGGTTGACGAACTGAAGGTGAGCACGGGCTCGATCGTTAAAATTTTGGATGTGCTTAATAGTTTGACGAAGCAAACGAATATTTTATCATTAAATGCGACGATTGAGGCTGCGCGTGCAGGAGCTGCGGGAAAAGGGTTCATGGTTGTTGCAGATGAAATTCGCAAGCTTGCAGATCAATCCCGTCAGTCCATTGATGTTGTTGGACAAATTACTGAAAAAATCAGAGGCGAGATCGACGAGACTGTTCATGTACTGTCGGATGCTTATCCGTTATTCAAAGAGCAAATCGGTTCGGTTAAAGAAGCGAATCAAATTTTCTTGACTGTATCGGGGCAAATGGGCGAGCTCGTGCAAAGACTGGACTTAGTTACAGATTCGATTGGACAGTTGGATCAATCACAAGCGGTATTGTCCGATGCGATGACGAACGTCAGCGCAGTTGCCGAGGAGTCGTCCGCTACTTCCGAGGAAGTTGCATCACTTAGCTCAGAGCAGCTTAGTATTAGTGACGGCATGGTACGACTCTCCGAGAAGCTGGATACGGTATCTCGCGAGCTGAAAGAATCGCTGTCGAAATTTAAAATTAATTAA